A window of Clostridioides sp. ES-S-0010-02 genomic DNA:
TGGTACACTTGTAAGTGCTTTAGGTTTAGGGTATGTATTACAAATAGTGTTTAGAATGTTTAAATTTGATACAAAATCTCTTAAACATAGATTCATTATAGATGATATAAAAGAGTGGAAAGAAAAGAAAAATGATGAACATAAATGTAAATCAAGCATTGTAATAAAAAATGAACAAAATTAATTATACTAAAATGTATCTATATTTTAGTTAACTTTATAAGGAAAGTAAGGAGATTTGAAAGTGGAATTATGGGATTTGTATAATGCTGATGGAATTAAAACAGGAAATGTTATAGAGCGAGATAATTCTATTGAAGAAGGATATTATCATTTAGCAGTTGAAGTGTGGATTGTAAATAGTAATTTTCAGGTTTTAATTCAGAAAAGGTCTGAAAATAAAAAGACACTGCCAAATATATGGGGGATGACAACTGGATGTATTGTTTCTGGAGAAGAAAGTTTAGATGGTGCAATTCGTGAGGCTAAGGAAGAAATAGGAATTGATATATCCAAAGATGAGATAAAGATTTTTAGAAGTATGATTCATGGAGATACTTTATGGGATGTATATTTAGTTAAAAAAGAGTATGATGTATCAAATGCAATTTTACAAAAAGAAGAAGTAAGTGATATAAAATGGGTAAGTACAGGTGAAATAAGACAATTATTAAAAAAGGGCTTATTTTTTGAATATCCAGAGATATATGATTTACTATCTGATATAGATAATAATGATTTAAATATATAATGTAGGCAGAATTAGATATAAGTATGTATTATCTAAAATTATCTTCTCTAAAATTTAATGTTGTATTAGGAAGAATTAATGCATTATTTTTAATGTTCTCCTAATTAGATTTTAGAATTAGAGTAATAAGTTTGATTGTTAAGTAGTAAAAATCTGGGGAGGATTACGCTGTGGAGAATAATAAAGAATTGACACCCGATAGTTCAAAATATAAGATTGTTTCTATATCTGTGGTAGTGATTATTTTAATTACATTTTGGTATATGTTAAATATGGTGCTTTTAACATTTATAATGACTTTTGTTTTTTATAATTTATTAGTTTCCATAAGAAAAAGAATTAGGAAATTATTTTCTTTCTATGTTCCTGATTCATTAATAATTATAGTATTATATTCGTTATTTGCTATATTATTAGTACTAATTAGTTATGCAGTTGTGCCAATAATTATAGTTCAACTTACAGAGTTAAGCAGGATTTTAAGTAATTTTGATGTAAATCAATTTGCTCAATCTTTAGGGCCAAAGATTTATCCTATTGTTTCAAAGTTGGATTTTAATAAATATATTTCACAGGCAGGATTGTTAATAGCATCAGCAGCAACTAAAGTTGGAAGTTTTGGGATAAATATATTACTAGCTTTTTTACTTAGTTTACTGCTTTTACTTGAAAAAAATGATATTAAAAAATTTGGAAATAAACTTGCAGAAAGTAAAATTTCTTTCATCTATAATTCTCTTGTATTTTTTGGAAAAAGTTTTGTGAAAAATTTTGGTGATGTAATGAAAGTACAAGTAATGATTGCATTTATAAATTCTATTGTTTCTATGATTTTTTTAGGATTTATGGGTTTTCCTCAAATATGGGCTTTAGGGCTTATGATTTTTGTTTTGGGTCTTATTCCAGTAGCTGGAGTTATAGTGTCTCTAATTCCATTAACAGTAATAGCCCTTAATATAGGAGGAATAGCAAAAGTATTTGGCGTTTTGGCCATGATTTGTATAGTGCATGCAGTGGAAACATATATATTAAATCCTAAGTTGATGTCAAATAGAACAAAACTTCCAGTTTGTTTTGTTTTCATTATTTTACTTGTAGGAGAGCATTATTTAGGTGTATGGGGATTATTAATTGGAGTTCCAATATTTATGTTTCTTATGGATATATTTGGTGTAAAATTTAGTTCAAGATGATAACTTATAATTACATTTACTTCCTAATACATAATGCTTTAATTGTAAAAAAGAACCTATAATAGATATCTTTTAAAAGGTATCTGTTTTATAGGTTCCATTTTATTTTTTATAAATACTAAATAGTTAAGTATCAATGAAATTATTTCATTTCAAAAGTTTCACAGCTTGCATTTCCTGAGTTTATATGAACTTTTTCAGCCTTGCAAAGTTCATTCTTGTTGTATTTACATTTTACAGCTTCACAATGAATATTATCTGTATCAACTTGGTTAGTGTCATTAGAACGACTAGTTATACCAGATGTATATTTGTCTTCAAAAGAAGCACAGTAAGTATTTCCTGTAGTAGTTGCTTGCATTCCATCTACTTTTATGCTACCAGCATAACAATATCCACTAGTATTATAAGCACAGTTAGTAGCATCACAATTTAAATTATTATTTTTCATAAATAACCTCCTAAGTTTTTTATTTAAACTTATTATGTGAAGTTATTTGAATTTTATACACTTATTTACAATTACATTTCTTACATTTAACAATTATATCTTCAGAAGTTTCTCTTCCTAAATTTTTATTAATATGATACACATCAATATTTTCAGTTGAACCACATATAGAACATTTAAAGTTGTTCTCTAGTAAAGTTCTTTCTCTAAACAACTTCCAGTACATAGAATTAATATAATCATTATAGTTTACCTTAAGGCATGTCTCAAGAAAGTTTATGTATAGATTGTCTAAATCTCCTGTATTTAAGTCTGTATATTCTGGCTCAAAATATTCACAACATCCTCTAAAATCAGGTTTGGTATCTGAAATAACACATTTAATATCATATCTGTAATCTAGGCTAGGCCCCTTCAATGAAAGGTGTGTACAAAAAGAACAAGATGTTTCTGGTAAATTTTTTTCTAGTTCATGTAATTTATTATTCATAAGTATTCCTCCAAAAAATTATTTTGAGTATATAAACAATGTAGATTATTTTAAATCTTTTATTTATTTATATTAAATATATAGGATAAATATTCCAATAAAAGGTGGCTGTTTATTTATTAATGTATTTAATAAGAAAGAGGCTAATCTCTATTTTGAGACAGCCTCTTTTTATTGAGTTATTTAAAATTAAAAGTTTTAATAAAAATCTAATAATATTTATATTTAGCTAGCTAGATTTGTATCCGTTTTGCTTTTTAGTTTTCTGCCATAGTATACAGTTAAAACAGCATACAAAACAGTAAAAATGGTAGCTAAAATATATGATATATTTATACTTAAGTTAAATCCAATTTGAGCATTGAATATATAACTAGAAATTACAAAAGAATAAAACATACCTGGGATTAAGCTTATGATATAATTTTTTTCTTTTATTATAAGATAAACTGTAATCATAGCAAAGGCGAATATAGCAATAGTTTGGTTACTCCAAGAGAAATATCTCCATAATATATTAAATCCAGAAGTGCTAAGTTTTGCAAATATAAGGATGGCTATAACAGGAATAAATATACAGATTGATAATATAACACGATGTTTCTTTTCTTTTTGGTCATAATGGAAATAATCTGCAAGCATTAATCTTAAAGATCTTAAAGCTGTATCTCCAGAAGTTATTGGTAAAACAATAACACCTATTATAGCTATAATACCACCAACAGAACCAAGTAAGTCTCTAGCAACTAAACCTATTACATCAGGAGAACCTATTAATTCACTAGGTATTCCTTTATTGTAAATACCCATAGCAGCTGCCGCCCAAATCATGGCAATTAAACCTTCCAAAATCATCATATTATAAAAAGTGCTTCTACCTTCTTTTTCATTTGAAACTGATCTTGCTATAAGAGTAGCTTGAGTTGAGTGGAATCCAGAAACAATACCACAAGCAACTGTAACAAAGAATGTAGGGATAAGAGGAATTCCATTAGGATGGATACCTTTCCAATTTGCTAGGCTTAAATTGGCTAAGTCATAACCCTGTGTAAATATTCCAATTCCAACACCAGCAGCAGATAAAAGTAGAATGGCTCCAAATATTGGATATATTTTTCCTATTATTTTATCAATTGGAAATAGTGTTGCACATAAATAATATACAAAGATGATTCCATAAACTATCCAAACGACTGGATTATTGATAGTTGATTTCATATTTAGAATTTGAGTAACTACCAAATCTCCAGGTGTATAAATAAAAACTGCACCAACCAAAAGCATTAATAAGCAAAGGAAGATATTATAAACTTGAAAGACCTTATTACCTAAAAATCTGCTGATAAGAGAAGGCATCTGTGCTCCTTTTTCTCTTATACTAATCATTCCACTCATATAGTCATGTAAAGCTCCTCCTAATACACAACCAATAGGAATTAGTATAAACGCAATTGGACCAAATAAAATACCTTGTATAGGTCCTA
This region includes:
- a CDS encoding carbon starvation protein A, giving the protein MTTFLIGLAILLIGGALYGAYCEKVFGPDDRKTPALAQSDGVDYVPMKKWKNSLIELLNIAGTGPILGPIQGILFGPIAFILIPIGCVLGGALHDYMSGMISIREKGAQMPSLISRFLGNKVFQVYNIFLCLLMLLVGAVFIYTPGDLVVTQILNMKSTINNPVVWIVYGIIFVYYLCATLFPIDKIIGKIYPIFGAILLLSAAGVGIGIFTQGYDLANLSLANWKGIHPNGIPLIPTFFVTVACGIVSGFHSTQATLIARSVSNEKEGRSTFYNMMILEGLIAMIWAAAAMGIYNKGIPSELIGSPDVIGLVARDLLGSVGGIIAIIGVIVLPITSGDTALRSLRLMLADYFHYDQKEKKHRVILSICIFIPVIAILIFAKLSTSGFNILWRYFSWSNQTIAIFAFAMITVYLIIKEKNYIISLIPGMFYSFVISSYIFNAQIGFNLSINISYILATIFTVLYAVLTVYYGRKLKSKTDTNLAS
- a CDS encoding DUF1540 domain-containing protein; the encoded protein is MKNNNLNCDATNCAYNTSGYCYAGSIKVDGMQATTTGNTYCASFEDKYTSGITSRSNDTNQVDTDNIHCEAVKCKYNKNELCKAEKVHINSGNASCETFEMK
- a CDS encoding AI-2E family transporter; translated protein: MENNKELTPDSSKYKIVSISVVVIILITFWYMLNMVLLTFIMTFVFYNLLVSIRKRIRKLFSFYVPDSLIIIVLYSLFAILLVLISYAVVPIIIVQLTELSRILSNFDVNQFAQSLGPKIYPIVSKLDFNKYISQAGLLIASAATKVGSFGINILLAFLLSLLLLLEKNDIKKFGNKLAESKISFIYNSLVFFGKSFVKNFGDVMKVQVMIAFINSIVSMIFLGFMGFPQIWALGLMIFVLGLIPVAGVIVSLIPLTVIALNIGGIAKVFGVLAMICIVHAVETYILNPKLMSNRTKLPVCFVFIILLVGEHYLGVWGLLIGVPIFMFLMDIFGVKFSSR
- a CDS encoding NUDIX domain-containing protein, with product MELWDLYNADGIKTGNVIERDNSIEEGYYHLAVEVWIVNSNFQVLIQKRSENKKTLPNIWGMTTGCIVSGEESLDGAIREAKEEIGIDISKDEIKIFRSMIHGDTLWDVYLVKKEYDVSNAILQKEEVSDIKWVSTGEIRQLLKKGLFFEYPEIYDLLSDIDNNDLNI